One genomic region from Thermodesulfobacteriota bacterium encodes:
- a CDS encoding DUF4258 domain-containing protein produces the protein MIKISRHARNNMRFYEISKQDIQKTVELPDIVDKEGEKMIAIKNFQDRFSGFPLKVVCEKIEEELFVITAYPLKKKMWR, from the coding sequence TTGATAAAGATATCGAGACATGCCAGAAACAACATGAGATTCTATGAAATATCTAAACAAGATATTCAAAAGACGGTAGAATTACCTGATATCGTAGATAAAGAAGGAGAAAAGATGATAGCTATCAAAAATTTTCAGGATAGATTCTCGGGTTTTCCACTCAAGGTGGTATGTGAAAAAATTGAAGAAGAATTATTCGTTATTACAGCCTATCCACTAAAAAAGAAAATGTGGAGGTAA
- a CDS encoding DUF2283 domain-containing protein, with translation MKVRYDKESDAAYIQMSSKKPEGAIEMAEGVILHTTSKNEIVAIEILEAAKKIPIRTLFKLELTTSGI, from the coding sequence ATGAAAGTAAGATACGACAAGGAATCCGACGCGGCCTATATCCAGATGTCATCCAAAAAGCCTGAAGGTGCAATTGAGATGGCTGAAGGTGTCATTCTTCATACAACATCAAAAAATGAGATTGTTGCTATAGAGATACTTGAGGCTGCTAAAAAGATTCCGATAAGGACACTGTTCAAACTTGA